The Etheostoma spectabile isolate EspeVRDwgs_2016 unplaced genomic scaffold, UIUC_Espe_1.0 scaffold00018528, whole genome shotgun sequence genome includes a window with the following:
- the LOC116680975 gene encoding cystatin-F — protein MLFVWVCVFVSAFTGRFVTGQSPLPPGSPQEVPVNRTDVLEAAQFAVVEFNKANTEDMFNYAILDITSAQVQVVQGLNYFLEMLLGRTTCKTGNTAAIKGNAAASDCDSNSEAKASVRLQVVFETPGETHLKAQQRFAPVHQCQC, from the exons ATGCTGTTTGTCTGGGTTtgcgtttttgtttctgctttcactGGCCGCTTTGTAACCGGACAATCTCCTCTGCCTCCCGGTAGCCCACAAGAAGTCCCGGTGAACCGCACTGATGTTTTAGAAGCGGCGCAGTTTGCTGTGGTTGAATTCAACAAAGCCAACACAGAAGACATGTTTAATTACGCAATTCTGGACATTACATCGGCTCAAGTTCAG GTTGTCCAAGGTTTGAACTACTTCCTGGAAATGCTCCTGGGACGTACAACGTGCAAGACCGGCAACACTGCTGCTATCAAAGGCAACGCTGCTGCTAGCGACTGTGATTCCAACTCTGAAGCCAAGGCAAGTGTAAGACTTCAGGTTGTGTTTGAAACTCCGGGAGAAACACACCTTAAAGCCCAACAAAGGTTTGCCCCAGTGCATCAATGTCAATGTTAA